ACTGGTGCGGCGCGAGGCCAAGCCCCGGCGCATTCCGGCCCATGAGTTCCTGCTGCGCCTGGCGCCAACACTGCGCAAAAAGGCGCACAACTATAAAGAGCGCGGGATGGACCTGGGAGAGTTGGATCTCATCGCCTTCACCAGCCTCAAGCGTGAAGTGCTCGACCTCAACAGCCACTTCCACCACCGACCGAATACCTGCGCCAGGGCTGGCGCTCGCTATCGCTAGTGGGGCCGACGTTTGCACGGGTGCTGTTCGCGCATCCGGATGCGCCGGATTTCTTGCGCAACAACCTGGGCCGCAGCATAGTATTCGACGTGGGCATCAGCCTCTGATCCCCCCGGACTGTAACGTGGCGCCCTTTTGCAACGTCTACCTGACGAGGCTTTATATGACCAGCCGCCTGAACCCCGATGACCAGCAGCATGTCGAAGAGTACCTGCAACTCTCCCAAAACCGAGTCGAGCGCAAGCCTTTCCGGCCGTGGCTGCTCCTCGGTGTGGTGCTGGTGGCAGTGGTCGGGCTCGGCTTGCTGAGCCGCCTTTTGAGTTACCTGACGCTATGAGCTGCCTGGCGCTCGCGGGGGTAACTGCTCCGATTTCTTTTAGCCTTGCGAGATATCCCCATGACCCATCGTATTATTATCGTCGGCGGCGGCGCCGGCGGCCTGGAGTTGGCTACCCGCCTGGGTAAGACTCTGGGCAAGCGCGGTACCGCCAGCATCACGCTGGTGGATGCCAACCTGACCCATATCTGGAAGCCCCTGCTGCACGAAGTGGCCGCCGGTTCGCTGAATTCTTCGGAAGACGAGCTCAATTACGTCGCCCAGGCCAAATGGAACCACTTCGAGTTCCAACTGGGGCGCATGAGCGGGCTCGACCGCGAACAGAAGAAAATCCAGTTGGCTGCCACCCTTGATGAAGAAGGCCGTGAGCTGGTGCCCGCACGCGTACTGGGCTACGACAGCCTGGTGATCGCAGTCGGCAGCACCACCAACGACTTCGGCACCGAAGGCGCGGCACAACACTGCTTGTTCCTCGACACCCGCAAACAGGCCGAGCGTTTCCACCAACAGTTGCTCAACCACTACCTGCGCGCGCATGCCGGGCAGACCGATGTGGAAGAGAAAATCAGCGTCGCTATCGTTGGTGCCGGTGCCACCGGTGTCGAACTGGCCGCCGAGTTGCACAACGCAGCCCATGAACTGGCAGCCTATGGCCTGGACCGCATCAAGCCGGAAAACATGCACATCACCCTGATCGAAGCCGGCCCACGGGTGCTCCCTGCCCTGCCAGAACGTATCGGCGGGCCTGTGCATAAAACCCTGGAGAAACTCGGGGTG
The Pseudomonas poae DNA segment above includes these coding regions:
- a CDS encoding DUF3094 family protein — its product is MTSRLNPDDQQHVEEYLQLSQNRVERKPFRPWLLLGVVLVAVVGLGLLSRLLSYLTL
- a CDS encoding NAD(P)/FAD-dependent oxidoreductase, with amino-acid sequence MTHRIIIVGGGAGGLELATRLGKTLGKRGTASITLVDANLTHIWKPLLHEVAAGSLNSSEDELNYVAQAKWNHFEFQLGRMSGLDREQKKIQLAATLDEEGRELVPARVLGYDSLVIAVGSTTNDFGTEGAAQHCLFLDTRKQAERFHQQLLNHYLRAHAGQTDVEEKISVAIVGAGATGVELAAELHNAAHELAAYGLDRIKPENMHITLIEAGPRVLPALPERIGGPVHKTLEKLGVTVLTNSAVSEVTADALITSSGQVIPASLKVWAAGIRAPGFLKDIDGLETNRINQLQVLPTLQTTRDENIFAFGDCAACPQPGTDRNVPPRAQAAHQQASLLAKSLKLRIEGKDLPSYKYTDYGSLISLSRFSAVGNLMGNLTGSVMLEGWLARMFYVSLYRMHQMALYGFFRTAMLMLGSKIGRGTEPRLKLH